In Porites lutea chromosome 7, jaPorLute2.1, whole genome shotgun sequence, a single window of DNA contains:
- the LOC140943597 gene encoding uncharacterized protein has protein sequence MGSPSSSVLNNNHLEKQASLKEQAPSSLAARSSSYADDVGNVTSASLSCAGQNEDPVDTLFEVPDSQGNFYHAFIEVCDKVFSGTPRQTIKSRMRTLGLNLVRCPTTVLDIVRKARPGLCNYKVISLISKRDVFVLQAYHQSRVQNESSRCFNLGNANSCASYLQKASLDLSFIDFSQRAKNQSLALPFRDVTGTNLPTGQNLSALCHACKTMPTTATDTENRCHSFLGTTAAQIPWYSESACASKSADRRSKERGEELEEDEQQRRQQEQEEEEEEEEEEEEEEEEEKEEEEEEEDDDDEEEGEEKEEETGQEETLKETERQEKKGVAVEESDEEGENLSFEPGESGADVKLEEVESILESRGLDPVPFKRVVREIKAMKTFYTSEFNHKRRSGKITMTTWLKLVERLVTFLSFGASKLEVTPSLALVKNLPLVESFISHLRTDRRVQNSTAACYIQSLVTTSNFLGADQRYGDFQGDSVSSDLRALRRQLERAKAFTTSMPDVRLLWPQYQELVRSLHCQYQDAPAASKARLHMDFTMLLLFAVNPGRGRELRTLRSLTEMPEGGVQTLLRGLPEGDNVVVISDNGPVWLVETGYKTAAKYGPNVVQFDQEFDFLTHHLREYRTRSRPRLLCRESSHDYFFVNKRGMPFRSSSSFSLYLSTIFKRNLGLPCGINEMRHALVEHFRSSPESSDARLAESLARVCKHTLRTQINIYDRRTQQERTSQALRYLGKSALNSIFDEPPTTSGATSSDNEQEVDSDDLPSPGELCALIPSDVNPGRPDVFLAKVLKYTHDGRDVRLAWLRELDTRPNYYEFQAGTDVWQEKTSALIYPIDVHFHRLEGLYELRTPKRRIFTLVRKPSTQP, from the exons ATGGGCAGTCCGAGTTCGTCAGTACTCAATAACAACCACCTG GAAAAGCAAGCTAGTCTTAAGGAGCAAGCTCCTAGCAGCCTCGCGGCCAGGAGTTCATCTTACGCGGACGATGTG GGAAACGTCACATCAGCTTCCCTTTCTTGTGCCGGACAGAACGAAGACCCGGTTGACACCTTGTTTGAAGTCCCTGACAGCCAGGGTAATTTTTACCATGCCTTTATAGAAGTATGCGACAAGGTTTTCAGTGGAACCCCAAGACAAACCATCAAGTCGCGCATGCGAACATTGGGACTTAATCTAGTGCGATGTCCTACTACCGTCCTTGACATTGTTAGAAAGGCCAGGCCAGGACTTTGTAATTACAAAGTCATTTCGCTTATATCTAAGCGAGACGTCTTTGTCTTACAAGCTTACCACCAATCGCGCGTACAAAACGAAAGTAGCAGGTGTTTTAACCTAGGCAATGCTAATTCATGCGCCAGTTACCTGCAGAAAGCTAGTCTAGACCTTTCATTCATAGATTTCAGTCAAAGGGCAAAGAACCAGTCACTCGCATTGCCTTTCCGCGATGTAACCGGTACAAATCTGCCTACGGGACAAAATTTATCTGCCCTCTGTCACGCTTGCAAAACAATGCCCACCACTGCTACTGACACCGAGAATAGATGTCACTCTTTCCTTGGGACGACGGCTGCTCAGATTCCGTGGTATTCTGAAAGCGCCTGTGCGAGTAAGTCGGCCGACCGGCGATCGAAAGAAAGGGGCGAAGAATTGGAAGAAGATGAACAGCAACGACGACAacaagagcaagaagaagaagaagaagaagaagaagaagaagaagaagaagaagaagaagaaaaagaagaagaagaagaagaagaagatgacgacgacgaagaggaaggggaagaaaaagaggaagagacaggacaagaagaaacactgaaagaaacggagagacaagaaaaaaaaggagtagcGGTGGAAGAAAGTGACGAAGAAGGAGAGAACTTGAGTTTTGAGCCCGGCGAATCAGGCGCCGACGTGAAACTAGAGGAGGTAGAAAGTATCTTAGAAAGTCGAGGACTAGATCCCGTGCCATTTAAAAGGGTCGTGAGGGAAATCAAAGCGATGAAAACCTTTTATACTAGCGAGTTTAATCACAAGAGGCGCTCTGGCAAAATAACAATGACGACGTGGCTAAAACTCGTCGAACGCCTTGTCACTTTCCTAAGTTTCGGCGCGAGTAAGTTGGAGGTGACGCCCTCGTTAGCCCTGGTAAAAAACCTGCCGCTCGTAGAGTCTTTCATTAGCCACCTGCGTACGGACAGGCGAGTGCAAAATTCCACTGCCGCCTGTTATATTCAATCTTTGGTGACCACTTCAAACTTCCTGGGTGCAGACCAAAGGTACGGGGATTTTCAAGGTGACTCTGTCTCTAGTGACCTTCGCGCGCTCAGACGGCAATTGGAAAGAGCAAAAGCCTTCACAACTAGCATGCCGGACGTCAGACTTTTATGGCCTCAGTACCAAGAGTTGGTTCGAAGCCTTCACTGCCAGTACCAGGACGCACCTGCCGCAAGCAAGGCGCGGCTGCACATGGATTTTACGATGCTTCTCCTTTTCGCTGTCAATCCAGGTCGAGGCAGAGAACTGAGGACTCTTCGCTCGCTGACGGAAATGCCAGAAGGCGGCGTGCAGACTCTGTTAAGAGGCTTGCCCGAAGGCGACAATGTAGTAGTCATCTCAGACAACGGCCCAGTCTGGTTGGTTGAGACGGGGTACAAGACCGCCGCAAAATATGGCCCAAACGTCGTGCAGTTTGATCAAGAGTTTGATTTCCTGACACACCACCTCAGGGAATACAGAACAAGGTCGAGACCAAGACTGCTTTGCAGAGAGAGCAGTCACGACTACTTCTTTGTGAACAAACGCGGCATGCCTTTCCGATCATCGAGCTCATTTTCCCTCTACCTATCGACCATTTTTAAGAGAAACTTGGGCTTGCCCTGCGGGATAAATGAAATGAGACATGCCCTGGTCGAGCACTTTCGATCTTCGCCTGAAAGTTCTGACGCGAGACTTGCCGAATCTCTTGCGCGTGTTTGCAAACACACTTTGAGAACCCAAATAAATATTTACGATCGCCGAACACAACAGGAGCGCACGTCACAAGCATTACGCTACCTCGGTAAGTCGGCCTTGAATTCTATTTTTGATGAGCCTCCGACTACCTCAGGAGCGACCTCTTCCGATAACGAACAGGAAGTAGATTCAGATGATTTGCCGTCTCCCGGAGAATTATGCGCGCTTATTCCTTCCGATGTGAACCCAGGGCGGCCAGACGTTTTTTTAGCCAAAGTATTGAAGTACACCCACGACGGAAGAGACGTTCGGTTGGCCTGGCTTCGAGAATTAGATACGCGCCCAAATTATTACGAATTTCAAGCGGGGACGGATGTTTGGCAAGAAAAAACCAGCGCTCTGATCTATCCTATCGACGTTCACTTCCATCGACTTGAAGGGTTGTACGAGCTCAGGACACCCAAGAGACGCATCTTTACGCTTGTTCGGAAACCATCCACTCAACCGTAG
- the LOC140943928 gene encoding uncharacterized protein, translated as MQKRATSIAEFFPAKRSDQAEQLDGGRATQESSRSSQDPPAPSEAGSDTADSPERPSCSRRPRTQKSSRTEARQFFDQEARAEGTRDGRSADHDDEEDEDGDVESSQDRAFFVADQDVVEESSQSFYRQQDAASLQRDVESVEPYFPLAFAESADRPLAFNFDLFLLDSLSLPRHIVPRDSREEVSNAVLFDNAANAISYCTERLERGWKDTRPAADPTERASRRHTHPKVNKWELFRRHSARLTEALTSGQAPFDANLNRVRLDRFGNIMIWDAPAWSLASPEFTHGFPKRLIVQEHGGFLPGNITVSAKASNLTLRRLAVCDVACLVSQATTAGSGLSRARLLNLRYAAISYQSGSFCPQYLASAMVEFGVNFATFEALSADTLDTLHASLKRGWRQGDDSSSSGEESNEPLISCPESVMQEIGKSSAESSSEAGTSQQPPGDSERTMLCALLARLSSRPGSESSDSEEDHHGETDGENTSTTVGGARAARKKRKTSSVGGRRAKASRVGEATEGREPGVETTGEPVTAQEEEEANPWGLQDGSVAGLRLDAFPDAETWQDMLTFFRQHQPLRQEEIRTAMPRAGAWQGDPERAQEATSNLIADARRQLLGEKMAALFVICGRDNCNCREDSCALKGGQYWLQEQPRKPCSQDLRCAVCSVFTRHLDLCNLLGRASTSKGALFSRLLASSVAVHQLYDLAVPADLPPGQRVTRKQTVKGILCSMLDVERNRLQCLRRIGELATLVPKLLCVQLSSGRALFWEQLRRVSNTVIGQRGRAAKLAALEAFRRRMPDDSPWKEFLTPD; from the exons ATGCAGAAGAGAGCCACGAGCATCGCAGAGTTTTTCCCAGCGAAGAGATCGGATCAAGCAGAACAGCTTGATGGTGGACGAGCGACGCAGGAATCATCCAG ATCTTCACAAGATCCGCCAGCGCCGAGCGAGGCTGGCAGTGATACGGCGGACAGCCCAGAAAG GCCTTCTTGTTCCCGCCGGCCGAGGACTCAAAAAAGCAGTCGCACCGAAGCAAG aCAGTTTTTTGACCAGGAGGCGAGAGCAGAAGGGACACGAGACGGCCGAAG CGCTGACCACgacgatgaagaagatgaagatggtGACGTTGAGTCCTCACAGGACAGGGCCTTCTTCGTGGCGGACCAGGATGTGGTCGAGGAAAGTAGTCAGTCCTTTTATCGACAACAGGACGCGGCTTCCCTCCAAAGGGACGTCGAGAGCGTGGAGCCATATTTCCCCTTGGCATTCGCAGAATCCGCCGACCGGCCTCTAGCTTTCAACTTTGACTTGTTTCTGCTAGACAGCCTGTCGTTGCCAAGGCACATAGTGCCTCGAGATTCGCGGGAGGAGGTGTCCAATGCAGTTTTGTTCGACAACGCTGCCAACGCTATCAGCTACTGCACCGAGAGACTGGAAAGAGGGTGGAAAGATACGCGTCCTGCCGCTGATCCAACTGAGCGGGCAAGTCGCAGACACACCCACCCAAAGGTGAACAAGTGGGAACTCTTTCGCCGTCACAGCGCACGTTTGACCGAGGCTCTAACCAGCGGACAAGCGCCGTTTGACGCCAATTTAAACCGCGTTCGCTTGGACAG GTTTGGAAATATCATGATCTGGGACGCTCCGGCCTGGAGCCTCGCAAGCCCTGAATTCACGCACGGCTTTCCCAAGCGGCTGATAGTGCAAGAACACGGGGGTTTCTTACCGGGGAACATAACCGTGTCGGCGAAGGCCAGCAATTTGACGCTGAGGCGTTTGGCGGTGTGCGACGTGGCCTGCTTGGTCAGTCAAGCAACGACCGCCGGCTCAGGTCTGAGTAGAGCACGGCTCCTTAACCTCCGCTACGCGGCCATCAGTTACCAGAGTGGGTCATTCTGCCCGCAGTACCTGGCTTCCGCCATGGTAGAGTTTGGCGTAAACTTCGCCACCTTTGAGGCATTATCGGCAGACACCTTGGACACGCTTCACGCCAGCCTCAAGCGGGGTTGGAGACAGGGCGACGACTCCAGCAGTAGCGGCGAGGAATCCAACGAACCCCTCATATCCTGTCCGGAGAGTGTTATGCAGGAGATAGGCAAGTCCAGCGCGGAGTCTTCTTCGGAGGCTGGAACCTCCCAACAGCCACCAGGAGACAGCGAGCGGACAATGCTCTGTGCTCTCCTCGCACGGCTGAGCAGCCGGCCCGGCTCGGAAAGCAGCGACTCAGAGGAGGACCACCATGGGGAGACTGACGGAGAGAACACCTCGACGACAGTGGGTGGCGCACGCGCAGcaaggaagaagagaaagacttcCTCTGTAGGCGGGAGGAGAGCCAAGGCGTCCCGCGTGGGAGAAGCGACGGAGGGCAGGGAACCAG GTGTAGAAACGACAGGCGAACCAGTGACGGCGCAAGAGGAAGAAGAGGCAAATCCCTGGGGCTTGCAGGACGGGTCGGTCGCGGGACTCAGGCTTGACGCCTTCCCAGACGCGGAGACGTGGCAGGACATGTTAACTTTCTTCCGACAACACCAGCCGCTTCGCCAAGAG GAAATACGAACCGCCATGCCCAGGGCAGGCGCTTGGCAAGGAGACCCCGAGAGGGCACAAGAGGCCACTAGCAACCTGATTGCAGACGCACGCCGCCAACTGCTTGGTGAGAAGATGGCAGCCCTCTTCGTCATCTGCGGCCGCGACAACTGTAACTGCCGAGAAGACAGCTGTGCTCTGAAAGGCGGTCAATATTGGCTACAAGAGCAGCCACGAAAACCCTGCTCGCAAGACCTCCGCTGTGCCGTTTGCAGCGTCTTCACACGACACCTGGACCTCTGCAATCTCCTCGGTAGGGCGTCTACTAGCAAGGGCGCTCTCTTCAGTCGACTCCTTGCGAGTTCCGTGGCAGTTCACCAACTGTACGACCTCGCCGTCCCGGCAGACTTGCCCCCCGGTCAGAGGGTGACCAGAAAACAGACCGTAAAGGGGATACTGTGCTCCATGTTAGACGTCGAGAGAAATAGGCTACAGTGCCTCAGGCGCATAGGAGAGCTAGCCACGCTGGTGCCTAAACTGCTCTGTGTTCAACTTAGCAGCGGTCGCGCACTCTTCTGGGAACAACTGAGAAGAGTTTCCAACACGGTGATCGGACAACGCGGTCGAGCGGCAAAACTAGCCGCTCTGGAAGCTTTCCGCAGGAGAATGCCGGACGATTCGCCCTGGAAGGAGTTCTTGACCCCCGATTGA
- the LOC140943929 gene encoding uncharacterized protein yields MQKRATSIAEFFPAKRSDQAEQLDGGRATQESSRSSQDPPAPSEAGSDTADSPERPSCSRRPRTQKSSRTEARQFFDQEARAEGTRDGRSADHDDEEDEDGDVESSQDRAFFVADQDVVEESSQSFYRQQDAASLQRDVESVEPYFPLAFAESADRPLAFNFDLFLLDSLSLPRHIVPRDSREEVSNAVLFDNAANAISYCTERLERGWKDTRPAADPTERASRRHTHPKVNKWELFRRHSARLTEALTSGQAPFDANLNRVRLDRFGNIMIWDAPAWSLASPEFTHGFPKRLIVQEHGGFLPGNITVSAKASNLTLRRLAVCDVACLVSQATTAGSGLSRARLLNLRYAAISYQSGSFCPQYLASAMVEFGVNFATFEALSADTLDTLHASLKRGWRQGDDSSSSGEESNEPLISCPESVMQEIGKSSAESSSEAGTSQQPPGDSERTMLCALLARLSSRPGSESSDSEEDHHGETDGENTSTTVGGARAARKKRKTSSVGGRRAKASRVGEATEGREPGVETTGEPVTAQEEEEANPWGLQDGSVAGLRLDAFPDAETWQDMLTFFRQHQPLRQEEIRTAMPRAGAWQGDPERAQEATSNLIADARRQLLGEKMAALFVICGRDNCNCREDSCALKGGQYWLQEQPRKPCSQDLRCAVCSVFTRHLDLCNLLGRASTSKGALFSRLLASSVAVHQLYDLAVPADLPPGQRVTRKQTVKGILCSMLDVERNRLQCLRRIGELATLVPKLLCVQLSSGRALFWEQLRRVSNTVIGQRGRAAKLAALEAFRRRMPDDSPWKEFLTPD; encoded by the exons ATGCAGAAGAGAGCCACGAGCATCGCAGAGTTTTTCCCAGCGAAGAGATCGGATCAAGCAGAACAGCTTGATGGTGGACGAGCGACGCAGGAATCATCCAG ATCTTCACAAGATCCGCCAGCGCCGAGCGAGGCTGGCAGTGATACGGCGGACAGCCCAGAAAG GCCTTCTTGTTCCCGCCGGCCGAGGACTCAAAAAAGCAGTCGCACCGAAGCAAG aCAGTTTTTTGACCAGGAGGCGAGAGCAGAAGGGACACGAGACGGCCGAAG CGCTGACCACgacgatgaagaagatgaagatggtGACGTTGAGTCCTCACAGGACAGGGCCTTCTTCGTGGCGGACCAGGATGTGGTCGAGGAAAGTAGTCAGTCCTTTTATCGACAACAGGACGCGGCTTCCCTCCAAAGGGACGTCGAGAGCGTGGAGCCATATTTCCCCTTGGCATTCGCAGAATCCGCCGACCGGCCTCTAGCTTTCAACTTTGACTTGTTTCTGCTAGACAGCCTGTCGTTGCCAAGGCACATAGTGCCTCGAGATTCGCGGGAGGAGGTGTCCAATGCAGTTTTGTTCGACAACGCTGCCAACGCTATCAGCTACTGCACCGAGAGACTGGAAAGAGGGTGGAAAGATACGCGTCCTGCCGCTGATCCAACTGAGCGGGCAAGTCGCAGACACACCCACCCAAAGGTGAACAAGTGGGAACTCTTTCGCCGTCACAGCGCACGTTTGACCGAGGCTCTAACCAGCGGACAAGCGCCGTTTGACGCCAATTTAAACCGCGTTCGCTTGGACAG GTTTGGAAATATCATGATCTGGGACGCTCCGGCCTGGAGCCTCGCAAGCCCTGAATTCACGCACGGCTTTCCCAAGCGGCTGATAGTGCAAGAACACGGGGGTTTCTTACCGGGGAACATAACCGTGTCGGCGAAGGCCAGCAATTTGACGCTGAGGCGTTTGGCGGTGTGCGACGTGGCCTGCTTGGTCAGTCAAGCAACGACCGCCGGCTCAGGTCTGAGTAGAGCACGGCTCCTTAACCTCCGCTACGCGGCCATCAGTTACCAGAGTGGGTCATTCTGCCCGCAGTACCTGGCTTCCGCCATGGTAGAGTTTGGCGTAAACTTCGCCACCTTTGAGGCATTATCGGCAGACACCTTGGACACGCTTCACGCCAGCCTCAAGCGGGGTTGGAGACAGGGCGACGACTCCAGCAGTAGCGGCGAGGAATCCAACGAACCCCTCATATCCTGTCCGGAGAGTGTTATGCAGGAGATAGGCAAGTCCAGCGCGGAGTCTTCTTCGGAGGCTGGAACCTCCCAACAGCCACCAGGAGACAGCGAGCGGACAATGCTCTGTGCTCTCCTCGCACGGCTGAGCAGCCGGCCCGGCTCGGAAAGCAGCGACTCAGAGGAGGACCACCATGGGGAGACTGACGGAGAGAACACCTCGACGACAGTGGGTGGCGCACGCGCAGcaaggaagaagagaaagacttcCTCTGTAGGCGGGAGGAGAGCCAAGGCGTCCCGCGTGGGAGAAGCGACGGAGGGCAGGGAACCAG GTGTAGAAACGACAGGCGAACCAGTGACGGCGCAAGAGGAAGAAGAGGCAAATCCCTGGGGCTTGCAGGACGGGTCGGTCGCGGGACTCAGGCTTGACGCCTTCCCAGACGCGGAGACGTGGCAGGACATGTTAACTTTCTTCCGACAACACCAGCCGCTTCGCCAAGAG GAAATACGAACCGCCATGCCCAGGGCAGGCGCTTGGCAAGGAGACCCCGAGAGGGCACAAGAGGCCACTAGCAACCTGATTGCAGACGCACGCCGCCAACTGCTTGGTGAGAAGATGGCAGCCCTCTTCGTCATCTGCGGCCGCGACAACTGTAACTGCCGAGAAGACAGCTGTGCTCTGAAAGGCGGTCAATATTGGCTACAAGAGCAGCCACGAAAACCCTGCTCGCAAGACCTCCGCTGTGCCGTTTGCAGCGTCTTCACACGACACCTGGACCTCTGCAATCTCCTCGGTAGGGCGTCTACTAGCAAGGGCGCTCTCTTCAGTCGACTCCTTGCGAGTTCCGTGGCAGTTCACCAACTGTACGACCTCGCCGTCCCGGCAGACTTGCCCCCCGGTCAGAGGGTGACCAGAAAACAGACCGTAAAGGGGATACTGTGCTCCATGTTAGACGTCGAGAGAAATAGGCTACAGTGCCTCAGGCGCATAGGAGAGCTAGCCACGCTGGTGCCTAAACTGCTCTGTGTTCAACTTAGCAGCGGTCGCGCACTCTTCTGGGAACAACTGAGAAGAGTTTCCAACACGGTGATCGGACAACGCGGTCGAGCGGCAAA
- the LOC140943395 gene encoding uncharacterized protein, with translation MKSLFRSLTGRLVTVNMLRSAFITWSYGRDDCTDALKASLAAALRHSWQQAQRTYDRGTANDRKQLAVNLAREYAEDHLEEEPDNGQPQSFGDCPFKPGDFVAVVEEHSKLNCPKVLIGQIHSLNQQGDVSLLWYKNVSRNLYKLELSGEQWTESLESLVPVTAKVPKNRPGLYQLCTSPRQIHKVVFAD, from the exons atgaaaagtttgtttcGTAGCCTGACTGGAAGATTGGTGACAGTGAATATGCTTCGATCTGCTTTCATCACCTGGTCGTATGGCAGAga TGATTGCACAGATGCCCTTAAGGCATCATTGGCGGCCGCTCTCAGACATTCATGGCAACAAGCCCAGCGTACCTATGACCGCGGTACCGCCAATGACAGAAAGCAGCTTGCTGTCAACCTAGCCAGGGAGTATGCAGAGGACCATTTGGAAGAGGAACCCGATAATGGCCAACCGCAGAGTTTCGGTGACTGCCCATTCAAACCGGGTGACTTTGTAGCTGTGGTGGAAGAGCATAGCAAGCTTAACTGCCCAAAAGTCCTGATCGGACAGATCCATTCTCTCAATCAACAAGGTGATGTTTCCCTTCTCTGGTACAAGAATGTCTCAAGGAACCTTTACAAACTGGAACTCAGCGGTGAACAGTGGACGGAGAGTTTGGAGAGCCTAGTGCCTGTTACAGCAAAGGTGCCAAAGAATCGACCAGGATTATATCAACTCTGCACTTCCCCGCGTCAAATACACAAGGTCGTCTTTGCAGATTAG